Proteins from a genomic interval of Sparus aurata chromosome 21, fSpaAur1.1, whole genome shotgun sequence:
- the prkab2 gene encoding 5'-AMP-activated protein kinase subunit beta-2, which produces MGNTSDRMAGDRHGAKAHRSDSSGSHKDQEPSSKMVDSTDDPNIFNTHGPESKASGEKEFTPDLDDLVKTGPQARPTVIRWGGGGREVYIAGSFNNWSTKIPLNKSHNDFVAILDLPEGEHQYKFFVDGQWVHDASEPIVTSQLGTINNLIQVKKSDFEVFDALQVDSLDSSDTSDLSSSPPGPYGQEQYIFRPEEHFKAPPILPPHLLQVILNKDTNISCDPALLPEPNHVMLNHLYALSIKDGVMVLSATHRYKKKYVTSLLYKPI; this is translated from the exons ATGGGCAACACAAGCGACAGGATGGCCGGAGATCGGCATGGAGCCAAAGCCCACCGCTCCGACAGCAGCGGCAGTCACAAAGACCAGGAGCCCAGCAGCAAGATGGTGGACAGCACAGACGACCCCAACATCTTCAACACCCATGGGCCAGAGTCCAAG GCGTCGGGAGAGAAAGAATTCACCCCAGATCTGGACGACCTGGTGAAAACTGGTCCTCAGGCTCGCCCCACGGTCATCCGCTGGGGCGGAGGTGGAAGGGAGGTCTACATCGCTGGTTCCTTTAACAACTGGAGCACGAAGATACCACTAAATAAAAG CCATAATGACTTTGTAGCGATCCTGGACCTGCCAGAGGGAGAGCACCAGTACAAGTTCTTTGTAGATGGACAGTGGGTCCATGATGCGTCAGAG CCCATTGTAACCAGTCAGCTCGGcaccatcaacaacctgatccaGGTGAAGAAGTCAGACTTCGAGGTGTTTGACGCCCTGCAGGTCGACTCTCTGGATAGCTCCGACACATCAG atcTGTCCAGCTCCCCTCCAGGTCCATACGGGCAGGAGCAGTACATCTTCAGACCCGAGGAGCATTTCAAAGCTCCACCTATACTCCCTCCCCACCTCCTTCAAGTCATTCTCAACAAAGACACCAATATATCC TGTGACCCTGCCCTGCTGCCTGAACCCAACCACGTCATGCTAAACCACCTTTACGCCCTCTCGATAAAG gATGGAGTGATGGTGCTGAGCGCGACTCACAGATACAAGAAGAAATACGTCACCTCTCTGCTTTACAAGCCGATCTAA